The nucleotide sequence GTAGCGACGTGAAAATACAGATTCGGAATCGCGAAGCCCTGCAGATACTGCAGGCCGGTGAAGCGCAGTTCGCGCATACGCGTTTTCACCACCACCTGACGCTCTTCGCTGCCGTCGACCTGCTCCGGCGAGAACCCAGCCAGATATTCAAGCGTCCTGTCGAGACGCTCGATCAGCTGCGCCATCGTGGTTTCCGTGTCGTCCCAGCTCGGCACGTCGAGCCCGGCCAGCCGCGCCATGCTGCCCTTGGCCGCGTCTGAGGCGATCTGAACCTGGCGGCGCAACGGAAACATGTCCGGCGCCAATCGCGATTCAACCAAGACATCGACTTCGTAACCGCGGGCCTTCGCGTGCGCATCCGCCTTGACCAGCATGTTGCGCAGATTGCCGATCATGCGCGTGAACACCGGCGCGGACGCCTCGTACATCGATATCGCCATACTGGGTTCTCCTCCGAACGACGGATTGTCGGCGGCGATTCTAGTGCAGTCGTACCTGCAACAGGCGGAGCATGATCGCTGCCTGGAATCGGCCACTGCACTAGAATTGGCGGATGAACCTCGCCACTATCGCTGGCGCCCTGATCGGCTTCGCCATCGGGCGCTTCCCCGGACTCGTCCTGGGCGCTCTCATCGGATACTTTCTCAGCCGCATGACCCTGGGCACAGTGGTCCGCGCCGCGGTCGGGAAACTGCAGCAGCAGTTCCTCGAATCCACCTTCGCCGTGATGGGCGCCGTCTGCAAGGCGGACGGCCAGATCACCGAAGACGAAATTCGCGTTGCCGAAGCCCTGTTCGAGCGGCTGCGCCTGGACAGCGCCTCACGCCAGACGGCACGCGCCGCCTTCAATCGCGGCAAGACCGCGGGTTTCGATCTGGACGCAGAGGTGCAGACCTTCCGCAATGCCTGCCGCGGCCAGCAGGCGCTGCTGCAGATGTTTCTGCAGGTGCAGATTTCAGCCGTGGTCGCCGACGGCAAGATGCATCCCGCCGAACACGAAATGCTGATGCGCATCGCGCGCGGCCTGGGTCTGTCGGAAGCTGAGGTGCGGCAGCTCGAAGCGATGCTGCTGGGTGGTGGGCGGGCCAGCGAGGCCTCGGCTCCGCAGCGCCTGGAGAATGCCTACCGTGTGCTCGGGGTGTCGCCGTCCGCGCCCGATGCCGAGGTCAAAAAGGCGTATCGGCGCCTGATGAGTCAGAACCACCCGGACAAACTGGCCGCCAAGGGTTTGCCGGAAAGCATGCGCCAGATGGCCGAAGAGAAGACCCGGGAAATCACCGGTGCTTACGAAATCGTGGAACGGGCGCGGGCCCAGTCCTGACATCAGGATGAGCCCGGGTGCACGAAGCGCCCGGGCGCATCGACATCGGTCGACCTATTCCACGACGATCGTGCCGCTCATGCTTTCGCCATGAATCGCGCACTGATAGGGATAGGTTCCGGCCTGGCTGAAGCTGCGGCTGTAGCTTGCGTGATGGCCGAGCCTGGGGCTGGACTGGTCACTGAACTTCACGAGGTGATTGGAGCCGTCCTCATTGGTCCAGGTGACGGTGGTCCCGGATGGCACGCTCAGGGTTTCCGGCTCGAAGAACATCTTCAACTGCGAGCCGCTGATTTCTCCTTTGATCTTGACCTCCGCCTGTGCCAGCGCACTGGCCGGGGACAGCGCCGCTGCGGCCAGTCCGAGACTGATCAGAGCCGGGATCCAGACGGGTTTTCTGGTGTGGGACTGCATGCACGAACTCCTTTGGGGAACGGATGGCCGAACCCGCTCGGGTTCGGATTTTCGTTGCCGCGCTGCGGTGTTCGGCTTTTGGACTGGCGAGCCGGAATCGGACCTAAGCCGCTGCCTGCGGCACGCTCCGATCCCGGCTCACGGGGCGCCCCCGCCCCATCCGGATTTCTGTGACATCGCGACGTGGGAAAACTCGCAAGGTTCCCGCCAGTTCTCAGGCGTGCTGAGGGGAACCTGCGCCGCGGACTTACTCGAAGACGAAGCTGTCCACCGGCATGCGCGTCAGCACGCGGCTCGGCTTGGTCATCGCGGTGGCGTGCGACTGCGCGCGCGGCAACAGGATGTCGAAATAGAACCGCGCCATGCCGATCTTGGCCTTGTAGAACTCGGGCTGTTCGCGGCCGCTGCCGTCGGCCAGCTTGTCGTAAGCCACCTGCGCCTGCAGGGCCCAGAAGTAGCCCATCGTGACGTAGCCCGAATACATCAGGAAGTGGTGGCTGGCGCTGCTGACGATGTCGCGCTCCTTGCGGGCGATCAGCATGATGCGCATGGTCAGCACATTCCACTGCGCCGCCAGTCGCGCCAGCGTGGCCGAATAACCACGCATCTTCGG is from Gammaproteobacteria bacterium and encodes:
- a CDS encoding DUF1993 domain-containing protein, with protein sequence MAISMYEASAPVFTRMIGNLRNMLVKADAHAKARGYEVDVLVESRLAPDMFPLRRQVQIASDAAKGSMARLAGLDVPSWDDTETTMAQLIERLDRTLEYLAGFSPEQVDGSEERQVVVKTRMRELRFTGLQYLQGFAIPNLYFHVATSYNILRHNGVELGKMDFLGGT
- the djlA gene encoding co-chaperone DjlA, which produces MNLATIAGALIGFAIGRFPGLVLGALIGYFLSRMTLGTVVRAAVGKLQQQFLESTFAVMGAVCKADGQITEDEIRVAEALFERLRLDSASRQTARAAFNRGKTAGFDLDAEVQTFRNACRGQQALLQMFLQVQISAVVADGKMHPAEHEMLMRIARGLGLSEAEVRQLEAMLLGGGRASEASAPQRLENAYRVLGVSPSAPDAEVKKAYRRLMSQNHPDKLAAKGLPESMRQMAEEKTREITGAYEIVERARAQS
- a CDS encoding cupredoxin domain-containing protein, whose amino-acid sequence is MQSHTRKPVWIPALISLGLAAAALSPASALAQAEVKIKGEISGSQLKMFFEPETLSVPSGTTVTWTNEDGSNHLVKFSDQSSPRLGHHASYSRSFSQAGTYPYQCAIHGESMSGTIVVE